In the genome of Natronomonas salina, the window TCGGCTGCCCCGCCCGCTCGCGTGGTCGCGGATTCGAGGTGCCGGACGCCGGCCGGCGCGGCCGTCCTCGCCGACGACCCCGAGACCTACGTCCTCACGAGCGAGGCGGCGCCGGAGGAGCGGCGAGCCGCCCTGGAGGACGCGGGGGCCAGGCTCGTCGTCTCTGGTGAGGAGCGGGTCGACCTGCAGGCTGCCCTCGCCGCCCTGCAGGAAGAGGGGATCGACCGGCTCATGGTCGAGGGCGGCGGCGAACTGATATTCTCGCTGTTCGAGGCCGGTCTCGTCGACGAGCTCTCAGTCTTCGTCGGCGGGACGATCATCGGCGGTCGCGAGGCGCCGACGCTGGCCGACGGCGAGGGGTTCGTCGCCGACTTCCCGGAGCTCGCACTCGAGGGCGTCGAGCGACTCGACGACGGCGCGGTCCTGAGCTGGACTGTCGAGTAGCCGCCGCTGATCGGTAACGGAGAACGGAGCGAACGGGTCGGCCGTTCAGTGCTGGTGGCCGGTCAGTTCCGCGTAGGAGGCGCCGAATCGCTCCTCGAAGAGCTCCATCGTCTGCTCCTCGATCTCCTCGTACTCCTCGGTGTCGCCGCCCTCGGCGTGGTGGACCGTCGCGTGGATGCGCTGGGCGCAGGAGAACAGCGCGAGGTCGCCGACGATCTGGGCGTCGGACTCGTCGTTCTCGCGCATCAGGTCGAGCATCTCGGTCGGGAGCGTGACCTCGTCGTCGCCGTCGGGGCCGTCGATCGTCAGGGTGACGGTGTCGTTCGCCATACTCGGGCTTCCCGGCGCCGACGGAAGGGGTTTCCGGTCGTCCGCGTCGGCGGTTGGGTCGCGGCCGTTCAGTCGTCGGCGTCCGCCGCGGCCGTGTCGGCGGCCGTCTCGCCGGCCCGCTCGAGTTCCTCGAGGTACTCGTCGGCGTCGATGGCCGCCTTGCAACCCATCCCGCCGGCGGTGATCGCCTGCTGGTAGTAGTGGTCGACGACGTCGCCCGCAGCGAAGAGGCCGGGGACGCCGGTCCGGGTCTGGCCCGAACCCTCACCGCCGCCGCGGCTGCCCTGGGTGACGATGTAGCCAGTGTCGTCCAGTTCGACGTCGGTCCCCTCGAGGTAGTCCGTGTTGGGCGTGTGGCCGATGGCGAGGAAGACGGCGCCGACGTCCATATCGTACTGCTCTGTCTCGGGTGCCTCGAGTTTCTCCGAAGGGTGGCCCTCGGGGTGCTCGGCGAGCGTGACGTCGTCGACGCCGCCGTCGGGGTCACCGTTGATCTCGAGCAACTCCGTGTTCTTCATGATCTCGATGTCGCCGGCCTCGACCTGCTCGTGGACGCGGTCGACCCAGTAGTCCTCGGCGCGGAACTCCTCGCGGCGGTGGGCGACGTAGACCGTGTCGGCGAACTTCGTGAGGAACGAGGCCTCCTCCATCGCGGCGTCGCCGCCGCCGACGACGAGCATGTCCTCGTCGCGGAAGAACGCGCCGTCGCAGGTCGCGCAGGTCGAGACGCCGTAGCCCATCAGTTCGTCCTCGCCGGGGACGCCCAGCGTGCGGGCGGAGGCCCC includes:
- a CDS encoding NAD(P)/FAD-dependent oxidoreductase, producing MTDDAEHRRLIVAGSGIAGLTAAIYAGRSNNEPLVIEGPEPGGQLTLTTDVANYPGFPDGIGGSELVNDMKEQATQFGAEIDHGVVVDVDPGKPHRVELRDGTVYTADAFVAASGASARTLGVPGEDELMGYGVSTCATCDGAFFRDEDMLVVGGGDAAMEEASFLTKFADTVYVAHRREEFRAEDYWVDRVHEQVEAGDIEIMKNTELLEINGDPDGGVDDVTLAEHPEGHPSEKLEAPETEQYDMDVGAVFLAIGHTPNTDYLEGTDVELDDTGYIVTQGSRGGGEGSGQTRTGVPGLFAAGDVVDHYYQQAITAGGMGCKAAIDADEYLEELERAGETAADTAAADADD
- a CDS encoding DUF7545 family protein, translating into MANDTVTLTIDGPDGDDEVTLPTEMLDLMRENDESDAQIVGDLALFSCAQRIHATVHHAEGGDTEEYEEIEEQTMELFEERFGASYAELTGHQH
- a CDS encoding 2,5-diamino-6-(ribosylamino)-4(3H)-pyrimidinone 5'-phosphate reductase, which codes for MHVLVNAAVSADGKLSSRRREQIAISGEADFARVDRLRAETDAVMVGVGTVLADDPSLVRHDEAHRAEQRGESAAPPARVVADSRCRTPAGAAVLADDPETYVLTSEAAPEERRAALEDAGARLVVSGEERVDLQAALAALQEEGIDRLMVEGGGELIFSLFEAGLVDELSVFVGGTIIGGREAPTLADGEGFVADFPELALEGVERLDDGAVLSWTVE